A single region of the Ascaphus truei isolate aAscTru1 chromosome 6, aAscTru1.hap1, whole genome shotgun sequence genome encodes:
- the LOC142497862 gene encoding G protein-activated inward rectifier potassium channel 4-like yields MNRDIENRVNKMPKQAQNIPVVVTNRTMVMAEPKKRRRQRYVEKEGKCNVHHGNVRETYRYLTDIFTTLVDLKWRFNLLVFTMVYTITWIFFGFIWWLIAYIRGDLEHIEDSTWTPCVDKLNGFVSAFLFSIETETTIGYGYRVITDKCPEGIVLLLIQAILGSIVNAFMVGCMFVKISQPNKRAETLMFSNMAVISVRDGKLCLMFRVGDLRNSHIVEASIRAKLIKSKQTKEGEFIPLNQTDLNVGFDTGDDRLFLVSPLIICHVFNELSPFWEISKEQLQKEEFEIVVILEGMVEATGMTCQARSSYVENEVLWGHRFMPVLTLEEGFYEVDYDTFHNTDETPTPTCCAKELAELAKKGETLPLSSTNSKSNQKNPEYGAEERSEEVAPVLANGDIGKVKLGGCE; encoded by the exons ATGAATCGGGACATTGAGAACCGCGTGAACAAGATGCCAAAACAAGCACAGAATATCCCCGTTGTGGTTACAAACCGCACCATGGTAATGGCAGAGCCAAAGAAGAGGCGACGGCAAAGGTACGTGGAGAAAGAGGGCAAATGCAATGTCCACCATGGCAACGTCCGGGAAACCTACAGGTATCTGACAGACATATTTACCACGCTGGTGGACCTCAAGTGGAGATTTAACTTGTTGGTTTTCACTATGGTCTACACCATAACCTGGATTTTTTTTGGCTTCATTTGGTGGCTCATCGCCTACATCCGTGGAGATCTGGAGCACATTGAGGATTCCACCTGGACGCCTTGTGTTGACAAGTTAAATGGTTTTGTCTCTGCCTTCTTGTTCTCCATTGAGACAGAAACCACCATTGGTTATGGGTACAGGGTCATCACGGACAAGTGTCCAGAGGGCATTGTACTTCTGCTCATCCAGGCCATTCTGGGCTCCATTGTCAATGCTTTCATGGTAGGCTGCATGTTTGTAAAGATCTCCCAGCCAAATAAGCGAGCAGAGACCCTCATGTTCTCTAACATGGCTGTGATCTCGGTGAGGGACGGGAAGCTGTGTCTGATGTTCAGGGTGGGAGACCTGAGGAACTCGCATATCGTTGAAGCATCCATCAGAGCCAAACTGATCAAGTCCAAGCAAACCAAGGAGGGGGAATTCATCCCTCTCAACCAGACAGACCTTAATGTGGGTTTTGACACTGGGGACGATCGTCTATTCCTGGTCTCTCCCCTCATTATTTGTCACGTGTTCAATGAGCTAAGCCCATTCTGGGAAATATCCAAAGAGCAGCTTCAAAAAGAGGAGTTTGAAATAGTAGTGATTCTGGAAGGAATGGTTGAAGCTACAG GGATGACCTGTCAAGCTCGAAGTTCTTATGTGGAGAATGAGGTCCTCTGGGGCCACCGTTTCATGCCTGTGCTGACCTTGGAGGAAGGCTTTTATGAGGTGGACTATGACACCTTTCATAACACCGACGAGACCCCTACACCGACCTGCTGTGCCAAAGAACTGGCCGAGCTGGCCAAGAAGGGAGAGACCTTGCCGCTATCTTCCACCAACAGCAAGTCCAACCAGAAGAACCCGGAGTATGGCGCCGAGGAGCGATCCGAAGAGGTTGCACCAGTGTTGGCCAACGGGGATATCGGCAAAGTGAAGCTGGGTGGTTGTGAGTGA